A stretch of Sulfurimonas xiamenensis DNA encodes these proteins:
- a CDS encoding RluA family pseudouridine synthase, producing MPFVLKKLFVKEKQRAFIFLIKELGYAQKEAQRFIAKGRLLINGEVMNISSKEIEGEVEFIHFEPATRNLKPHIEYEEFVVFDKPSGVLIHPQNRNTQYSLIDELKYQYGMNANITHRIDQETSGLVLCSKNKKSERDLKIMFQERNMNKKYLAMVHGKLNSNISIEAPLLRKEDESSIVRMVVKVHKDGKKSKTDIKVLKYFPELKMTLVECSPLTGRQHQIRVHLFHMKHPIVGDPIYGQSEENIIKFLDKELSREERIKNSGASRLLLHASELNFKLYDKNYNIKSSVDFLKEVQKSLLI from the coding sequence TTGCCATTTGTTTTAAAAAAATTGTTTGTAAAGGAAAAGCAGAGAGCTTTTATATTTCTTATAAAAGAGCTTGGTTATGCACAAAAAGAGGCTCAGCGTTTTATTGCCAAAGGTCGCTTGTTAATTAATGGAGAAGTTATGAATATATCTTCAAAAGAGATTGAGGGTGAAGTTGAATTTATACATTTTGAGCCTGCTACTAGAAATTTAAAACCGCATATAGAGTATGAAGAGTTTGTTGTTTTTGACAAACCAAGCGGAGTTCTTATCCATCCTCAAAACAGAAATACACAATATTCTCTTATTGATGAACTAAAATATCAATATGGAATGAACGCGAATATTACTCATAGAATAGATCAAGAAACAAGCGGTTTGGTTTTGTGTTCAAAGAATAAGAAAAGTGAACGAGACCTTAAAATAATGTTTCAAGAAAGAAATATGAATAAAAAGTATTTGGCCATGGTACATGGGAAGTTAAATAGTAATATTTCAATTGAAGCACCTCTTCTTAGAAAAGAGGATGAAAGCAGTATAGTTAGAATGGTTGTAAAAGTTCATAAAGATGGAAAAAAATCAAAAACAGATATAAAAGTTTTAAAATATTTTCCTGAGCTAAAAATGACACTGGTAGAGTGTTCTCCTCTTACAGGAAGACAACATCAAATAAGAGTTCATTTGTTTCACATGAAACATCCAATAGTCGGTGATCCTATATATGGTCAAAGTGAAGAAAACATAATCAAATTTTTAGATAAAGAGTTAAGCAGAGAAGAGAGAATAAAAAATAGTGGCGCTTCAAGATTGCTTTTGCATGCTAGTGAATTAAATTTTAAATTATATGATAAAAATTATAATATTAAAAGCAGCGTTGATTTTCTTAAAGAAGTACAAAAAAGTTTATTGATTTAA
- the purB gene encoding adenylosuccinate lyase, which yields MVERYAREKMSSKWTMQAKYQAWLDVEKAVVKAWSRLGLIPEDDAKKIVENAGFDIKRIDEIEAVTRHDLIAFTTSVSETLGEESRWFHYGMTSSDTVDTAVALQMKSSLELIIEDVKMIMESIKKRAMEHKMTLMVGRSHGIHGEPITFGLVLAVWYDEMARHLENLEQTLDVISVGQVSGAMGNFAHAPLELEEYTCEELGLKPAPASNQVIQRDRYARLATALALMASSIEKFAVQVRHWQRTEVYECEEYFAKGQKGSSAMPHKRNPILTENITGLARMIRAYATPAMENVALWHERDISHSSTERFWLPDSFITSDFMLHRMNNVISNLTVYPENMMKNLNLTGGLVFSQRVLLELPLKGVSREDAYRIVQRNAMKVWEEIQQGKPTTNEKGESLYLNHLLADEELRASLSEEAIRECFNFDYYTKNVDKIFKRVFNK from the coding sequence ATGGTAGAGAGATACGCAAGAGAAAAGATGAGTTCCAAATGGACAATGCAGGCAAAATATCAAGCTTGGCTGGATGTAGAAAAAGCGGTTGTAAAAGCTTGGAGCAGATTAGGGCTTATTCCTGAAGATGATGCTAAAAAGATTGTTGAGAATGCAGGATTTGATATAAAAAGAATCGATGAAATAGAAGCAGTAACCCGCCATGACCTTATAGCGTTTACGACTAGCGTATCAGAAACTCTAGGCGAAGAGAGCAGATGGTTTCACTACGGCATGACAAGTTCAGATACGGTTGACACAGCCGTAGCGCTTCAGATGAAAAGCTCTCTGGAATTAATCATAGAAGATGTAAAGATGATTATGGAGTCCATCAAAAAAAGAGCAATGGAACATAAAATGACTCTTATGGTTGGACGCAGCCACGGCATACATGGAGAGCCTATAACATTCGGTCTTGTGTTAGCTGTTTGGTATGACGAAATGGCAAGACATTTAGAAAATCTGGAACAAACACTTGATGTTATAAGTGTAGGGCAGGTTAGCGGGGCAATGGGTAACTTTGCACATGCACCTTTAGAGCTTGAAGAGTATACATGTGAAGAACTGGGACTAAAACCGGCACCTGCATCTAACCAAGTAATTCAGAGAGACAGATACGCAAGACTTGCTACTGCGTTAGCTCTTATGGCGAGTTCTATAGAAAAGTTTGCCGTACAAGTTCGTCACTGGCAGAGAACTGAAGTATATGAGTGTGAAGAGTATTTTGCAAAAGGTCAAAAAGGCTCATCTGCAATGCCGCACAAACGCAATCCGATACTAACAGAAAACATAACAGGTCTTGCGCGTATGATCAGAGCCTATGCAACACCGGCAATGGAGAATGTCGCGCTTTGGCATGAGAGAGATATCAGCCACTCTTCAACCGAGAGGTTTTGGCTTCCCGACTCATTTATAACAAGCGACTTTATGCTGCACCGCATGAACAATGTAATCTCTAACCTAACAGTATATCCTGAGAACATGATGAAAAATCTCAATCTTACAGGCGGACTTGTTTTTTCTCAAAGAGTTCTTTTAGAACTTCCTCTAAAGGGTGTTAGCCGTGAGGATGCTTATCGCATAGTTCAAAGAAATGCGATGAAAGTCTGGGAAGAGATACAGCAAGGCAAACCTACTACAAATGAAAAGGGGGAATCTCTCTATCTTAACCATCTCTTGGCTGATGAAGAACTGAGAGCAAGTTTGAGTGAAGAGGCAATTCGCGAATGCTTTAATTTTGATTACTATACTAAAAATGTAGATAAAATATTCAAGAGAGTTTTCAACAAATAA